A segment of the candidate division WOR-3 bacterium genome:
CAGTCACCGTCACCGGCCCGGCCTTGGGCAGGCTGTAGCGCACCATTGCCCAACCACTCACTAGCGGATTCGGCGCAACCCTGAACCATGACCGCTCGGCGCTGAACCCGGCCTGCACGCCACTGCGGCTGACCGTAAACAGAGAGCCGTAAACAGTCGTGCCTTCAACATAGCGCCACAGTTCGTAGCACTTGTTGCCCTTC
Coding sequences within it:
- a CDS encoding T9SS type A sorting domain-containing protein; the protein is KGNKCYELWRYVEGTTVYGSLFTVSRSGVQAGFSAERSWFRVAPNPLVSGWAMVRYSLPKAGPVTVTVFDVAGRSVQRQTLVANKAGAVALDLRKLVSGVYLVRLDASDLSQTQKLVVQR